In Gimesia panareensis, the genomic window GGTAACTGAGTAACCGATTCGGTTGGTGGGGAGGGGGCGTTCTGTTGTAGCGATCAGATGGAAATCGAACCTGGGTTCTCGAATCGCCAGGCGATACAGATTGTCTGCACCTCCCCCTCCAAACTGATTCACGATCGTGACCAGATACTCCCCATCCTGCTCTGCTACGAAGGAAATCGCAGCATCGTTTGAGTCGAGGTTGATGGCGTTTTTGTTATGGGTGCTGAAATAGGATGGCAGATCGTCATTTTCTGCCAGCTTCTTCATGTTGACTTTTCCTTCAGGAGATCGGGTGATCTGCTGTACAATCAGCAGGGGATCGACTTGGGAAGTCATCCGGTCAGCGATCGCTTCGATCCAGTAAGTTTTCCCTTTCCGGGCGCGAAAGACAAACTGATCTTCGTCATTCGGTTCATCAAATCGCCCGGCAACTTCTGTGGGTATGGAAACAGTCTGTCGGTCCAGTTCAGCTTTCTCCTGAGTCACAGGAGCAGTGGCGAAACCGATCTTGATTGAATTGGAATTTTTCAGTTGGTAATCAAATCCATCCAGCAGTCCCTGTCGTGGTTTGCCAGACTGAAAACTCCCGGGTGGCCCTGCGACATCGGGCAGCGTGATTTCAACTTCGACCGATTCCAGTTTGTGACCATTTAGATTCGCAGATTTACCGTAACTGCCTCCAGGAAGGTTCCGACCGTAGATGGTGTAGGTCTGTGTGGATCCCGGTTCACCAGCAGGCGGGAAGATGAAATCGATATGGGGCCGATCCGAAATGCTCAGGCGATAAAAGTGCTCCGATCCTCCCCGATAGAGGATATCAGAAATCGCCAGATAGAAAGTGGCATCCTGTTCGGAATTGATTTCGACAAACGAATCCCGTCCGTACCAGTCCCGGTTGCGGGTGACTTCTCGTCCTTGAGAATCATAAACCACAATTTGACCGTCCAGGCGTGAGTCAATACGGTGCGCCAATAATTCAACTAAAACGCGTTGTCCTGCTCCTGCTTTCAGCTGATACCAGTCAATTCCCCGCGAAGGGACATCACCTGATATCACAGTATTCAGCTCAACCGGCATCGCGGTTTCACGCGTCGCATGGCTGCCTGTTTCTGCAACTTCTCGACTGTCCGCTTCAGCTACCACGAAGGGACGTGCTGTCGATAGGCCGAAGTAAGAAACCACGCGTGCCTCATAGATCCCTGGCGGGACATTGGGGGCGACTGAGACCTGGAAGCGGGATCCCTGAGGTCTTGGTTGGGCATGAAATTCATCTGCGGGCAGCATGACCGGCTTGGTATTGATGCCCGGATGAGAGAATCGCAGTTCGGAGGCCTGATCCAGGTTGGAACCGATGATCGAGACTTCAACCGTTTTTCCAGCGGGGGCTGCAAATGGACGAAGCTGCCTGAGATCCGCAGTCGGCAACTGGGCATGCGCAGCTTGCTGAAACATGCCGATCAGCAGCAGGGAGAGCAGCAGGCAGAAATCGGGCTGGATTCTGGTGATCGTTTTCATATTTCGCTTCACAAATTTAGTGGTTGAATAAAAATTCTTTAGTATTAATCATCACCCAGATAATGTCTTCGTAGGCCTGTTTCTCTGCCTGTTCCAGGGATAATTTCTTTGGATCTGCTTTCGACTGATTCCGTTTTTTCTGCAGGTGGTTCAGGCCGGTTTCCAGCTCATTTTGAGTTGGTAATCGCGAGAAGGCGTGCAGGTAAAGCTCCTTAATGTGAGTCTGGTCATCCTTCGTTTTTTCACGTGCCAGCTGGACTGCCTGACCATCGGAAGCGGAGAGGATCTGTTGCATCGTATCCGAATTGATCAGATGCAGGCTCTGGGCCAGATCTGCGTTCGCAGTACGCTCACACTCGCAGGCCGTATCCATCTGTGGACGACCAAAGACGCGCAGGAAGAAGGACTCAACATTCGCTGAATCATCGGGTAGTGCCACAGCCCGGATTCCTACCGGTTGATGGTTGAAATTATTTCTGGCCCCCGCAACATCATTCATTGCATCCAGCATCATTTCCGCAGGGAGCCGTCTTGGATAATAGCGGGCATAGTTCTGCTCATCATTCTGGTTGTATTGATTGGGGAAGGAACTGAGCTGATAGGTTCTGCTGTTACAGATCGTGCGGCAGATTGCTTTGAGATCATAATTCGATTTGACAAAAGAATCTGCCAGCTGATTCAGCAGTTCAGGATGCGTAGCCGGATTGGTGATCCGAATGTCATCTTCCGGTTCAACCAGGCCTCTACCAAAAAAATGTTTCCAGTAACGATTGACGAGCATTTTAGCGAAGAAGGGATTTTGAGGATCGGTGATCCAGTTGGCCAGATCGATGCGTGGATCCCGTTCAGCAGGAATTTCCAGGGCTGCTCCATCCAGTGGGGTTGGCTTTAGTTCTTGATCCGTATTGGGGTTTTTGGCGACAGCAACAATCCGCTTATGGTAAACGATGTCATCCTCAGGCAGCTTGTAAACTTCCTTACGGCCAAGTGTATTGAAGAAGGCCTGGAAGCCATAAAAATCGTCCTGGCTCCATTTTTCATAGGGATGATGATGGCATTGAGCACACTGAATGCGGACCCCTAGAAATACCTGCGCGATGTCTGCCATCTGATCCTTGGGATCTTTGACAGCCCGATACCAGGAAACGGCAGGATTCGTGCCTGGTTTGCCGCGGGCAGTAACCAGTTCTGTGACAAATTCGTTGTAAGGTTTATTCATCGCCAGGCTGGTACGAATCCAGGCATGAAATCCGAAAGTTTCCCGAGCGACCTGTTCGAGGTTACCCCCGGCCTTGTTGCGTAAAATACCAGCCCATTTGGAGGCAAACAGGTCTGCGTATCCCGGACTGTTGAGCAGTTCGTCGATTTTGCGAGCCCGTTTATCAGGTCGCTGGTCGGCCAGAAACGCTTTCGTTTGTTCCAGCGTGGGAATTCTCCCGGTGATATCCAGAGTAACCCGCCTGAGAAATGTGGAATCATCACAACGCTCAGAAGGGGGGAGTCCGAGCACTTTCAGTTTGGCAAACACGTGTTGATCTATAAAGTTTTCAGGAGTCGGCAGATGAGGCGTGGGTTGCCCCAGGGGAATCGTGGTCATGAAAACGGCGACATGTTCCTGAAAGCGGATCATGACAGACGTTGTCCCCGTCTGGTCTTTTAACTTGACTACACCATGTTCGTTGACTTCAGACATCTTGGGCTGGTTAGGCTTATACTCCGCCATGCGGGTAATGTCCCGTTCTGTCCCATCAGAAAAATAAGCGGTGACAACCAGTTGTTGTGTG contains:
- a CDS encoding DUF1549 and DUF1553 domain-containing protein, with protein sequence MKLKHLILLFVLFAGLLSGELENSSQAAQLEAYLPNQAKNIELSDPDARQQLLITLKEESGSLRDVTREVKYQIVPAGIAEVSPTGYVRPLSNGTATITAQLASAPSIKIPVHVSSFEQRRPVSFYNDVIPQLTRGGCNSGACHGTPSGKNNFHLSLLGFEPGNDFEYITKESLGRRINPAAPETSLLLQKAAGTVPHGGGSRFKPDGAEIKLISRWIREGMHYDPEKEPTVTKIDIFPKDRVLPKQATQQLVVTAYFSDGTERDITRMAEYKPNQPKMSEVNEHGVVKLKDQTGTTSVMIRFQEHVAVFMTTIPLGQPTPHLPTPENFIDQHVFAKLKVLGLPPSERCDDSTFLRRVTLDITGRIPTLEQTKAFLADQRPDKRARKIDELLNSPGYADLFASKWAGILRNKAGGNLEQVARETFGFHAWIRTSLAMNKPYNEFVTELVTARGKPGTNPAVSWYRAVKDPKDQMADIAQVFLGVRIQCAQCHHHPYEKWSQDDFYGFQAFFNTLGRKEVYKLPEDDIVYHKRIVAVAKNPNTDQELKPTPLDGAALEIPAERDPRIDLANWITDPQNPFFAKMLVNRYWKHFFGRGLVEPEDDIRITNPATHPELLNQLADSFVKSNYDLKAICRTICNSRTYQLSSFPNQYNQNDEQNYARYYPRRLPAEMMLDAMNDVAGARNNFNHQPVGIRAVALPDDSANVESFFLRVFGRPQMDTACECERTANADLAQSLHLINSDTMQQILSASDGQAVQLAREKTKDDQTHIKELYLHAFSRLPTQNELETGLNHLQKKRNQSKADPKKLSLEQAEKQAYEDIIWVMINTKEFLFNH